The genomic DNA GCACCATTTCGCAGTAGTAACTCTAGCATATTTTCCGCTCTATCTTGAGCAGTTGCTAATTGCTTTAGTAAAATTTTTTCTTCTTCATTAAAACGTGTAAAAATACTTTCTGCTGGCTTACAAGCTTTCCAGGGGCCACTATAATATGTTTTATCAATGTGAATGTGCATCTCTTCGAAAGCTGGCAACATCAATAAGTGCTTAGCATCAAGCATTACTATATCTTCTTCTTGAACAACCCCTTCTATAATTTTTTTAATTCGTCCATCTTCAATGAGTAAACTACATAATTCTGTTTCTGTTCGCGAAATTCTCTCTTCTTCATATGTATACCTTGATTCAAGCATTACATTAGTCAACCAATATACTGTCATCCCTATTTCCCCACCCTTTATTAAAAATCACCTCATAACTACAAGTTTAATATCCACTGAAAATTAAGACAATTAATATGATCGTCTCTCAAAAAAAAATGTAATACAACCCCATAGTCTTCTCATAAATTTCCATATAGAATAAAAGTATGCAGTTTGATATAAAAAGGAGTTGATTGGAATATGTCAAAAAAGTTATGTAAATCCGAAACTGATAAAATGCTATTTGGTATATGTGGTGGTTTAGGAGAATATTTTGATATTAGCTCTACTCTTATTCGTATCATTTGGGTTATTGCTGTTTTATGTTTTGGGACAGGATTTTTAGTTTATTTCATTTGTTTATTACTTATGCCACGTTCGTACTAATGGTATCATTTCATATACTTAAGAAGAGCAAATCACCTATAGAATTCTATAGGTGATTTTTTCATGAAGAATATTTCATCGTTAAATGTAATACCGCCACTTCTTCTTCTTCATTTTTATAAACATGCTTCTTATTCGCTTCAAATTGGATGGAATCAAACTCATTTAATTCGTATACATCATTCTCCACTTGAATAGACACTTTCCCTTTCATTATCGTTACAAGCTCAATCGCACCTTCATGATGAGCTTCTGGTTCATATATACTATTTGATCGTAAACAAGCACGGTGCATTTCCATCCCTGTTTCTTTCGTATAACGGAACATCGTTTCTAAATGCCACGCTTGTCCTTCATCTACTGCAAATCCTTCTCCACAGCGCGCAACAGCTACAGGTTCTCCAACAACCATCAATCTGGATAAAGGAATTGATAACCCTTTCGTTATTTTCCAAATGACAGCTAGCGTCGGATTTGTTTCCCCTCTTTCAATTTTTCCTAATGTTAATTTACTTACTCCTGTTTTATGAGCTAATTCTTCTAAACTTAATTTCTGTTCATTTCGAATTTGTCTCAATAACTGTCCAACTTGTTGAATGACTTCTTTCGTTTGTATATCTTCATTTTCTTTCATATATAAAACCACCTTAAAGTATAAAATAGTTTACTTTTATTTAATTAAAGTATATCATACTATACATAATTATTTATTTTCGAAAGGAGTGCTATACTTTATGCGCGCAATTTTATTAGGTCTTTTATCATCTGCCTTTTTTTCTGCAACCTTTATTATTAATAGAGCAATGAATGTATCTGGAACGAGCTGGGCTTGGACAGCTTCCTTCCGTTTTTTATTTGCTCTTCCTATTTTATTCCTTATCGTTTTATTTCGCAAAAACTTTAGGGGATTATGGGAAGAATTAAAAAAACATCCATTAGCATGGATCGGATGGGGTTCCGTTGCAGGTATTGGTTTTTATTCTTTATTAAGTTTCGCAGCTGTCTTTTCTCCAGCTTGGCTCGTTGCTGGAACTTGGCAAGTTACGATTTTAGCTGGTTTACTACTATCACCACTATTTTTCGTGAAAATAGAAACAAAATCAGGTACGAAACTTGTACGTGGAAAAATTCCACTTCGTAGCTTATATGTTGCATTATTTATTTTACTTGGTGTAATTTGTATGCAAGCAACTGCAGCAGGCCATATTACAATGACTCAGTTCATTTCAGGTTTTTTACCTGTCGTATTAGCCGCTTTCTTATATCCGTTCGGTAACCGAAAAATGATGGAACTTGT from Bacillus cereus G9842 includes the following:
- a CDS encoding PspC domain-containing protein, which gives rise to MSKKLCKSETDKMLFGICGGLGEYFDISSTLIRIIWVIAVLCFGTGFLVYFICLLLMPRSY
- a CDS encoding helix-turn-helix domain-containing protein, with the protein product MKENEDIQTKEVIQQVGQLLRQIRNEQKLSLEELAHKTGVSKLTLGKIERGETNPTLAVIWKITKGLSIPLSRLMVVGEPVAVARCGEGFAVDEGQAWHLETMFRYTKETGMEMHRACLRSNSIYEPEAHHEGAIELVTIMKGKVSIQVENDVYELNEFDSIQFEANKKHVYKNEEEEVAVLHLTMKYSS
- a CDS encoding DMT family transporter, with protein sequence MRAILLGLLSSAFFSATFIINRAMNVSGTSWAWTASFRFLFALPILFLIVLFRKNFRGLWEELKKHPLAWIGWGSVAGIGFYSLLSFAAVFSPAWLVAGTWQVTILAGLLLSPLFFVKIETKSGTKLVRGKIPLRSLYVALFILLGVICMQATAAGHITMTQFISGFLPVVLAAFLYPFGNRKMMELVGGRLDTFQRVLGMAIGSLPITILLGVYGFSTTGIPTSSQMLQGLLLALCSGVIATMTFFFATDLAKDNLALLGAVEATQAGTMVFTVLGEIIFLNGSFPGGLSLIGMIIIMLGMVANSILNRSVPVVKQKKSA